The following are encoded together in the Raineyella sp. LH-20 genome:
- a CDS encoding long-chain-fatty-acid--CoA ligase: MTASSESSVPPWVAAYQPGVPAEIELPTTSLVEMFERSVAEGGAAIAMTFFGRTTTYAALGEQVFRAAEGLRRLGVRPGDRVALMLPNCPQHVVAFYAALRLGAVVVEHNPLYTAHELAELFADHGARVAIAWDVAAGKLQEIPVADRPDTLIAVNLLEEFPVAMRAALRLPVGSLQRTRAALTAPTRGTMPWRALLADRPVDPEVPRPTVRDLAVIQYTSGTTGHPKGAMLTHFNLYANALQGKAWMKDAQYRAENFYAVLPMFHAFGMTLYLTYGVLRQANLVLFPKFDVDLVLKAAKRFPPTVYCAVPPIYERTARAAIERGVSLASAKFCISGAMALTDPIVELWESVSGGLLVEGYGMTESSPVALGNPFWPTRRTGTIGVPFPSTLMKVVDPDDPTREVAPGERGELLIKGPQVFQGYWNNPEETARTLLPDGWLRTGDLVVVDAQGYTTIVDRAKELIITGGFNVAPSEVEEAIRTFPGIVDVAVVGKRREDGSETVVAVVEPEPGVRIDEDAVRTHCRGLLAAYKVPRRVITADGDLPRSMLGKVLRKQVREALPEL, encoded by the coding sequence ATGACCGCGTCGTCCGAGTCTTCTGTGCCGCCCTGGGTGGCCGCCTATCAACCGGGTGTTCCTGCCGAGATCGAGCTGCCGACCACCTCGCTGGTGGAGATGTTCGAACGGTCGGTGGCCGAGGGCGGCGCCGCGATCGCGATGACCTTCTTCGGCCGCACCACCACGTACGCCGCCCTGGGCGAGCAGGTCTTCCGCGCCGCCGAGGGACTGCGCCGGCTGGGCGTACGGCCCGGCGACCGGGTCGCCCTGATGCTGCCGAACTGCCCCCAGCACGTCGTCGCCTTCTACGCCGCGCTGCGGCTCGGGGCGGTCGTGGTGGAGCACAACCCGCTCTACACCGCCCACGAGCTGGCCGAGCTGTTCGCCGACCACGGCGCCCGGGTGGCGATCGCCTGGGACGTTGCCGCAGGCAAACTGCAGGAGATCCCGGTGGCGGATCGGCCGGACACCCTGATCGCGGTGAACCTGCTGGAGGAGTTCCCGGTGGCGATGCGGGCCGCGCTGCGGCTGCCGGTCGGCTCGCTGCAGCGGACCCGCGCCGCGCTGACCGCCCCGACCCGGGGGACGATGCCGTGGCGGGCGCTGCTCGCCGACCGGCCGGTCGATCCGGAGGTGCCCCGGCCGACGGTGCGGGACCTGGCGGTGATCCAGTACACCTCGGGCACCACCGGGCATCCGAAGGGCGCGATGCTCACCCACTTCAACCTGTACGCCAACGCCCTGCAGGGCAAGGCCTGGATGAAGGACGCGCAGTACCGCGCGGAGAACTTCTACGCCGTGCTGCCGATGTTCCACGCCTTCGGGATGACGCTCTACCTGACGTACGGCGTGCTGCGGCAGGCCAACCTGGTGCTCTTTCCGAAGTTCGACGTCGACCTGGTGCTGAAGGCGGCGAAGCGGTTCCCACCGACGGTCTACTGCGCCGTCCCGCCGATCTACGAGCGGACCGCCCGGGCGGCCATCGAGCGGGGCGTGTCGCTGGCGTCGGCGAAGTTCTGCATCTCCGGGGCGATGGCGCTGACCGACCCGATCGTCGAGTTGTGGGAATCGGTCTCCGGTGGGCTGCTGGTCGAGGGATACGGGATGACCGAGTCCTCGCCGGTGGCGCTCGGCAACCCGTTCTGGCCGACCCGGCGGACCGGCACCATCGGGGTGCCGTTCCCGTCGACGCTGATGAAGGTGGTCGACCCCGACGACCCGACCCGCGAGGTGGCGCCGGGGGAGCGCGGCGAACTGTTGATCAAGGGTCCGCAGGTCTTCCAGGGCTACTGGAACAACCCCGAGGAGACGGCCCGTACGCTGCTGCCCGACGGCTGGCTGCGGACCGGCGACCTCGTCGTCGTCGACGCCCAGGGCTACACCACCATCGTCGACCGGGCCAAGGAACTGATCATCACCGGCGGCTTCAACGTCGCCCCCTCCGAGGTGGAGGAAGCGATCCGTACGTTCCCCGGGATCGTGGACGTCGCGGTGGTCGGCAAGCGGCGCGAGGACGGCTCGGAGACGGTGGTCGCGGTGGTCGAGCCCGAGCCGGGCGTACGCATCGACGAGGACGCCGTGCGGACGCACTGCCGGGGCCTGCTGGCCGCCTACAAGGTGCCGCGTCGGGTGATCACCGCCGACGGGGACCTGCCCCGGTCGATGCTGGGCAAGGTGCTGCGCAAGCAGGTCCGGGAGGCGCTGCCGGAGCTGTGA
- a CDS encoding ABC1 kinase family protein → MPGHLQRYREIAQVLSRNGLYATAYQAGLGRWLPSLGHGYVNPREDDDIRPEILVQTFRDLGTTYVKFGQALSMRRDLLPDPYCDALSTLTDSEPPIPVSDIRAVVRADLGADVTELFASFDEVAIATASIGQVHAAVLHDGREVVVKVRKPGVVDKVTEDLEILGNIARHLERNSGFFSDIGVTGLVEEFSRALRAEMDYTIEAHACEEFGAYFAGDKRIHIPWIHWDTSSTRVLTMERLTGIRVDNIAALDAQGIDRHSLALRSCEMLLRMVFEMGKFHADPHSGNLLIEPDGTIGVIDFGMVGRMTATMTRQFAAIIVGMYRNDPNVVAEALVALAPPRGRLDRSALRREVSGLLAAMEGRRLTDVKMVDVGMYLFRIVRTQRLALPADIVLLVRMLTIVDGLGRRLDPTFALSDALNPFAERLLLQRLDPRYWAGRAREATLDAVMLSTELPSYARRLVERLDKDGVDINLRADELEPLVARAEGMTDRLVLGMVVAAMIAGGSNILVANTDRLGRFAGPVLGAMWGVLGATGGYLAWTGRPWGRGRTPKR, encoded by the coding sequence ATGCCCGGTCACCTCCAGCGGTACCGCGAGATCGCCCAGGTGCTCTCCCGCAACGGCCTCTATGCCACGGCCTACCAGGCCGGTCTGGGACGCTGGCTGCCCTCGCTGGGGCACGGCTACGTCAATCCGCGCGAGGACGACGACATCCGCCCGGAGATCCTGGTGCAGACCTTCCGGGACCTGGGCACCACGTACGTGAAGTTCGGGCAGGCACTGTCGATGCGCCGCGACCTGCTGCCGGATCCCTACTGCGACGCGCTCAGCACCCTCACCGACAGCGAGCCGCCGATCCCGGTCTCCGACATCCGCGCCGTCGTCCGGGCCGATCTCGGCGCCGACGTGACCGAACTGTTCGCCTCCTTCGACGAGGTGGCGATCGCCACCGCCTCGATCGGCCAGGTGCACGCCGCGGTGTTGCACGACGGCCGCGAGGTGGTGGTCAAGGTCCGCAAACCGGGGGTGGTCGACAAGGTCACCGAGGACCTGGAGATCCTCGGCAACATCGCCCGGCATCTGGAGCGCAACTCGGGCTTCTTCTCCGACATCGGCGTCACCGGCCTGGTGGAGGAGTTCAGCCGGGCGCTGCGCGCCGAGATGGACTACACCATCGAGGCGCACGCCTGCGAGGAGTTCGGCGCCTACTTCGCCGGCGACAAGCGGATCCACATTCCCTGGATCCACTGGGACACCAGCTCCACCCGGGTGCTGACGATGGAGCGGCTGACCGGCATCCGGGTCGACAACATCGCCGCCCTCGACGCGCAGGGCATCGACCGGCACTCGTTGGCCCTGCGCAGCTGCGAGATGCTGCTCCGGATGGTCTTCGAGATGGGGAAGTTCCACGCCGACCCGCATTCCGGCAACCTGCTGATCGAGCCGGACGGCACCATCGGGGTGATCGACTTCGGCATGGTCGGGCGGATGACGGCGACGATGACCCGGCAGTTCGCCGCGATCATCGTCGGGATGTACCGCAACGACCCGAACGTGGTCGCCGAGGCACTGGTCGCCCTCGCCCCGCCGCGCGGCCGGCTGGACCGCTCCGCACTGCGTCGTGAGGTGTCCGGGCTGCTCGCCGCGATGGAGGGCCGCCGGCTCACCGACGTGAAGATGGTCGACGTCGGCATGTACCTGTTCCGGATCGTTCGCACCCAGCGGCTGGCGCTGCCGGCCGACATCGTCCTGCTGGTCCGGATGCTGACCATCGTCGACGGCCTGGGCCGCCGCCTCGACCCGACCTTCGCCCTCTCCGACGCGCTCAATCCGTTCGCCGAACGCCTGCTGCTGCAGCGTCTCGACCCGCGCTACTGGGCGGGCCGGGCGCGGGAGGCGACCCTCGACGCGGTGATGCTCAGCACCGAGCTGCCGTCGTACGCCCGCCGGCTGGTGGAGCGGCTGGACAAGGACGGGGTGGACATCAATCTGCGTGCCGACGAGCTCGAGCCGTTGGTCGCCCGGGCCGAGGGGATGACCGACCGGCTGGTGCTCGGCATGGTGGTGGCGGCGATGATCGCCGGCGGGTCCAACATCCTGGTCGCCAACACCGACCGGCTGGGCCGGTTCGCCGGCCCGGTGCTCGGCGCCATGTGGGGCGTGCTCGGCGCCACCGGCGGCTACCTGGCCTGGACCGGCCGCCCCTGGGGACGGGGCCGGACCCCCAAGCGCTGA
- a CDS encoding TIM-barrel domain-containing protein, giving the protein MAAMRVDRRAALALGGGVLAAGALTAGGIAVRSPYAPPPQLPTGSWDPGPATGTYDLGGHRVEIGRPGGPPSGRFRVLRGGTPVWWARAGVIGAARGTLLWTDRLGHFSDRRRLDRVWADARCETAGVVGGDTLRLTGRFGVRPGEGPDWQLTLLSRGDVLEVDLEVPDADLVLLRSDLAVDEAVHGLGAQATDIDLRGQDVVLAAREQGIGRGKQPLTVLAEKTQGAGGSPTTTYAPMPALVTRGLRGLDWSQDRVAEVDLRDRLEVSVWDARITARWRTAATPRELVRTPHDPIPGWTGTGAILGLQGGSAEVRRKLDALDGAAIAGVWLQDWVGRRSTGFGSRLWWTWQLDRHLYPDWDQLVADLTGRGIRVLSYINPFVVDPGEKPGGVDRDLYHEALRRGFLVGHPAGGPYVLDQDGFSAAMVDLTNPAAYAWFGEVIAAMPQTGGWMADFGESLPFDAVLHEGDPRELHNRWPLLWEQLNAEVRGPDEFVFHRSAWRGSRAAHWAGDQLTSWDAHDGMASALLAMLAGGVSGLPQMHSDAGGYTSLDQPVVQTHRDAELLLRWSEWCVWSPVLRTHESNRPEENAQVWDPQASPAFAQQTRVFRELADYRATVVADDLPAIRHCWVEVPGTAAAERDDQYFFGPSFLVAPVLRPGVTGREVSLPPGRWVLVWTGEEYAGDRVTRVRSLIGQPPVFHRVEDAGAAAISRRIRAL; this is encoded by the coding sequence ATGGCAGCCATGCGGGTGGATCGGCGGGCGGCTCTGGCCCTGGGTGGCGGCGTGCTGGCGGCCGGTGCTCTGACGGCCGGCGGGATCGCCGTCCGCAGCCCGTACGCTCCGCCGCCGCAGCTGCCGACGGGCAGCTGGGATCCGGGACCGGCCACCGGGACGTACGACCTGGGTGGTCACCGGGTCGAGATCGGCCGACCCGGCGGTCCTCCGAGCGGCCGGTTCCGGGTGCTCCGCGGCGGGACGCCGGTCTGGTGGGCCCGGGCGGGGGTGATCGGCGCGGCTCGCGGCACCCTGCTGTGGACCGACCGCCTCGGGCATTTCAGCGACCGGCGCCGCCTCGACCGGGTCTGGGCCGACGCCCGCTGCGAAACCGCCGGGGTGGTCGGCGGCGACACGCTCCGGCTCACCGGACGATTCGGCGTACGCCCCGGCGAGGGACCTGACTGGCAGCTGACCCTGCTCTCCCGCGGCGACGTCCTCGAGGTGGACCTCGAGGTGCCGGACGCCGACCTGGTGCTGCTGCGCTCCGACCTGGCCGTCGACGAGGCGGTGCACGGACTGGGGGCGCAGGCCACCGACATCGACCTGCGCGGTCAGGACGTCGTGCTGGCCGCCCGGGAGCAGGGCATCGGCCGCGGTAAACAGCCGCTGACCGTGCTGGCGGAGAAGACCCAGGGCGCCGGTGGCTCGCCGACCACGACGTACGCACCGATGCCCGCCCTGGTCACCCGCGGCCTGCGGGGCCTGGACTGGAGCCAGGACCGGGTGGCCGAGGTCGACCTGCGCGACCGGCTCGAGGTGTCGGTGTGGGACGCCCGGATCACCGCCCGCTGGCGCACCGCCGCGACCCCGCGGGAGCTGGTGCGCACGCCCCACGACCCGATCCCGGGCTGGACCGGCACCGGGGCGATCCTCGGCCTGCAGGGCGGGTCGGCCGAGGTGCGCCGCAAGCTCGACGCCCTCGACGGCGCCGCGATCGCCGGGGTGTGGCTGCAGGACTGGGTCGGCCGGCGCAGCACCGGTTTCGGCAGCCGACTGTGGTGGACCTGGCAACTGGACCGGCACCTCTACCCGGACTGGGACCAGCTGGTCGCCGACCTCACCGGGCGCGGCATCCGGGTGCTCAGTTACATCAACCCGTTCGTCGTCGACCCCGGCGAGAAGCCCGGTGGGGTGGATCGCGACCTCTACCACGAGGCACTGCGCCGCGGCTTCCTGGTCGGGCACCCCGCCGGTGGACCGTACGTCCTCGACCAGGACGGGTTCAGTGCGGCGATGGTCGACCTGACCAACCCGGCGGCGTACGCCTGGTTCGGCGAGGTGATCGCCGCGATGCCGCAGACCGGCGGCTGGATGGCGGACTTCGGCGAGTCGCTGCCCTTCGACGCGGTGCTGCACGAGGGCGATCCTCGCGAGCTGCACAACCGGTGGCCGCTGCTGTGGGAGCAGCTCAACGCCGAGGTGCGGGGCCCGGACGAGTTCGTCTTCCACCGCTCCGCCTGGCGCGGCTCGCGGGCCGCGCACTGGGCGGGCGACCAGCTGACCTCCTGGGACGCCCACGACGGGATGGCCTCCGCCCTGCTCGCGATGCTGGCCGGCGGGGTCAGCGGCCTGCCGCAGATGCACAGCGACGCCGGCGGCTACACCTCACTGGACCAGCCGGTGGTGCAGACCCACCGGGACGCCGAACTCCTGCTGCGCTGGAGCGAGTGGTGCGTCTGGTCGCCGGTGCTGCGCACCCACGAGAGCAACCGGCCGGAGGAGAACGCGCAGGTCTGGGACCCGCAGGCTTCCCCGGCCTTCGCGCAGCAGACCCGGGTGTTCCGGGAACTGGCCGACTACCGGGCGACGGTGGTCGCCGACGACCTGCCGGCGATCCGGCACTGCTGGGTCGAGGTGCCGGGCACCGCGGCCGCCGAGCGGGACGACCAGTACTTCTTCGGACCGAGCTTCCTGGTCGCCCCGGTGCTACGGCCCGGCGTCACCGGCCGCGAGGTGTCACTGCCGCCCGGTCGGTGGGTGCTGGTCTGGACCGGCGAGGAGTACGCCGGCGACCGAGTGACCCGGGTCCGTTCGCTGATCGGCCAGCCACCGGTCTTTCACCGGGTGGAGGACGCCGGCGCCGCCGCGATCTCGCGGCGCATCCGGGCGCTCTGA
- a CDS encoding TetR/AcrR family transcriptional regulator, which yields MGVREQARAETTARIMAAARDQIATVGGAGLSMRAIARAVGLVSSAVYRYFPTRDALLTALIIESYDHLGDHLAGLPADWRARATGLRDWARVHPQEFHLIYGTPIPDYRAPQDTIPAAARAVAPFLALAPIAATVPELAQLVGFVGLELAGHFVGSEPPVEELFTAVLDRQVATLGLG from the coding sequence ATGGGCGTACGCGAACAGGCACGGGCGGAGACGACGGCGCGGATCATGGCGGCGGCGCGCGACCAGATCGCCACCGTCGGCGGGGCCGGACTGTCGATGCGGGCGATCGCACGTGCGGTGGGCCTGGTCTCCTCGGCCGTCTACCGCTACTTCCCGACCCGTGACGCGCTGCTCACCGCGTTGATCATCGAGTCGTACGACCACCTGGGTGACCACCTGGCCGGCCTGCCGGCCGACTGGCGGGCCCGGGCGACCGGCCTGCGGGACTGGGCGCGGGTGCACCCGCAGGAGTTCCACCTGATCTACGGCACGCCGATCCCGGACTACCGGGCGCCGCAGGACACCATCCCCGCGGCCGCGCGGGCGGTCGCGCCGTTCCTGGCGCTCGCGCCGATCGCGGCGACGGTGCCGGAACTGGCCCAGCTGGTCGGCTTCGTCGGGCTGGAACTCGCCGGCCACTTCGTCGGCAGCGAACCACCGGTCGAGGAGCTCTTCACCGCCGTGCTCGACCGCCAGGTCGCAACCCTCGGACTGGGGTGA
- a CDS encoding NAD(P)-dependent alcohol dehydrogenase has translation MTAQIAPTMWASVMKEVGVEDLEQRPTPQPASDEVLVSVASVGVCGSDVHYYTHGRIADFVVNDPIVLGHELSGTIVAVGADVDPARIGERVAVEPQRSCGVCEYCLSGRYNLCPKMEFYATPPIDGAFCDYVTIQSKFAHPIPDSISDDAAALLEPLSVGIAAVQKAEIGPGATVLIAGGGPIGIITAQAARAFGATDVVISEPNPTRREIALAHGATRVVEPGSAEYLAVAADTFIDCSGVNPAIVSGIKQVKPAGTVVLVGMGEDILPLPVGVVTGRELKVTGIFRYTGTWPIGIRLVEAGLVQLDPLVTGRYGLDEVAEALSDPTGARDLKRIVRPGERGLRAGAVAE, from the coding sequence ATGACTGCGCAGATTGCCCCGACCATGTGGGCCAGCGTCATGAAGGAGGTGGGCGTCGAGGACCTCGAGCAGCGGCCCACCCCGCAGCCCGCGTCCGACGAGGTGCTGGTCAGTGTGGCCAGCGTCGGCGTGTGCGGCTCCGACGTGCACTACTACACCCACGGCCGGATCGCCGACTTCGTGGTGAACGACCCGATCGTGCTCGGCCACGAGCTGAGCGGCACGATCGTGGCGGTCGGGGCCGACGTCGACCCCGCGCGGATCGGCGAGCGGGTGGCGGTCGAACCGCAGCGCTCCTGTGGCGTGTGTGAGTACTGCCTGTCGGGTCGCTACAACCTGTGCCCGAAGATGGAGTTCTACGCGACGCCCCCGATCGACGGCGCGTTCTGCGACTACGTGACGATCCAGAGCAAGTTCGCGCACCCCATCCCGGACTCGATCAGCGATGACGCCGCGGCCCTGCTGGAACCCCTCTCGGTCGGCATCGCCGCGGTCCAGAAGGCCGAGATCGGCCCGGGGGCCACGGTGCTGATCGCCGGCGGCGGCCCGATCGGCATCATCACTGCGCAGGCGGCCCGGGCCTTCGGGGCGACCGACGTGGTGATCAGCGAGCCGAACCCGACCCGGCGCGAGATCGCCCTCGCCCACGGGGCGACCCGCGTGGTGGAGCCCGGCTCGGCGGAGTACCTGGCCGTCGCGGCCGACACCTTCATCGACTGCTCGGGCGTCAACCCGGCCATCGTGTCGGGCATCAAGCAGGTGAAGCCGGCCGGCACGGTCGTCCTGGTCGGGATGGGCGAGGACATCCTGCCGCTGCCCGTCGGCGTGGTCACCGGCCGCGAGCTGAAGGTCACCGGCATCTTCCGCTACACCGGCACCTGGCCGATCGGCATCCGGCTGGTCGAGGCCGGTCTGGTGCAGCTCGATCCGCTGGTCACCGGCCGCTACGGCCTCGACGAGGTGGCCGAGGCGCTCAGCGATCCCACCGGAGCGCGCGACCTGAAGCGGATCGTCCGGCCGGGCGAGCGCGGCCTGCGCGCGGGGGCGGTCGCCGAGTAG
- a CDS encoding sugar ABC transporter substrate-binding protein, with the protein MSPYLTRRGLLKTTALLGLGGVLVGCSRNTSGSAGSGKFRVAYIARAQSDSFAAWLANEMKNAAGQYPDLSIEVFDGQANDDTENTLIENAITNKFNAIIVQPNNGEAQRPYVEKVVAANIIAITTNARIANIAGASSVDANPYDQGAGVAKKALAEVPQNGKVVVLNGPAGNFHAIERRKAWQAEFFDKRPDVKIVGEQIANWNKDEGMKLMEDWMTANPQIDAICSMNDNMCAGALEAVGNKPAAGKMFAYGTDGTPEACLLIQQGKMSATTLQSAIDLAKLNMSSVHDLLTGAQKQIDKNIDAPVVDASTVGQYIDMYKTAGLIK; encoded by the coding sequence ATGTCGCCCTATCTCACTCGTCGCGGACTGCTGAAGACCACCGCTCTGCTCGGCCTCGGTGGCGTTCTCGTCGGATGCTCGCGCAACACCTCCGGCTCAGCCGGCAGCGGTAAGTTCCGGGTGGCCTACATCGCCCGCGCCCAGTCGGACTCCTTCGCCGCGTGGCTCGCCAACGAGATGAAGAACGCCGCCGGCCAGTACCCCGACCTGTCGATCGAGGTCTTCGACGGCCAGGCGAACGATGACACCGAGAACACCCTGATCGAGAACGCGATCACCAACAAGTTCAACGCGATCATCGTCCAGCCGAACAACGGCGAGGCCCAGCGGCCCTACGTCGAGAAGGTCGTCGCGGCGAACATCATCGCCATCACCACCAACGCCCGGATCGCCAACATCGCCGGGGCCTCCTCGGTCGACGCGAACCCGTACGACCAGGGCGCCGGCGTGGCCAAGAAGGCTCTCGCCGAGGTGCCCCAGAACGGCAAGGTCGTGGTGCTGAACGGCCCGGCCGGCAACTTCCACGCCATCGAGCGCCGCAAGGCCTGGCAGGCCGAGTTCTTCGACAAGCGACCCGACGTGAAGATCGTCGGCGAGCAGATCGCGAACTGGAACAAGGACGAGGGCATGAAGCTGATGGAGGACTGGATGACCGCCAATCCCCAGATCGACGCCATCTGCTCGATGAACGACAACATGTGCGCCGGTGCCCTGGAGGCGGTCGGGAACAAGCCGGCGGCCGGCAAGATGTTCGCGTACGGCACCGACGGCACCCCCGAGGCCTGCCTGCTGATCCAGCAGGGGAAGATGTCCGCCACCACCCTGCAGTCCGCCATCGACCTGGCCAAGCTCAACATGTCGAGTGTCCACGACCTCCTCACCGGTGCGCAGAAGCAGATCGACAAGAACATCGACGCGCCGGTGGTCGACGCGTCCACCGTCGGCCAGTACATCGACATGTACAAGACCGCCGGCCTGATCAAGTAA
- a CDS encoding ABC transporter permease, whose amino-acid sequence MKLRNLNLSKYSIYLILLAMFIGSSFLSPNFLTAENMTNIPRQLTVTTILAFGEMMLIICGMIDLSAGSVLALAGVLSVVAYKATDSIIVALVVGIVVGVVCNLISAVMTADFDVPPFIATLAVGMVARGAVLLYTRGQNILQLGKFTDLGQGSIGPIPIPVIFLLVAVGLTGYLMNQTKYGRALYAIGGNELAARASGINVRKTKYQAFILNGIFVGVAGVLFMSRVNAGLPNGAVGYEMEGLTSAVVGGTSFTGGVGTTLGTLAGAFIIGLLNNIMNLVGVQSYVQQITKGVIIAVAVMYDIRSKRAKRTHVILKPDLSESRPTPPEPSLQK is encoded by the coding sequence ATGAAGCTTCGTAATCTCAACCTGAGCAAGTACTCGATCTATCTGATCCTGCTGGCGATGTTCATCGGGAGTTCGTTCCTGAGCCCGAACTTCCTCACCGCCGAGAACATGACGAACATCCCGCGCCAGCTCACCGTGACCACGATCCTGGCCTTCGGCGAGATGATGTTGATCATCTGCGGGATGATCGACCTCTCCGCCGGCTCGGTGCTGGCGCTGGCCGGTGTGCTGTCGGTGGTGGCGTACAAGGCGACCGACAGCATCATCGTGGCCCTGGTGGTCGGCATCGTCGTCGGTGTCGTCTGCAACCTGATCAGTGCGGTGATGACCGCCGACTTCGACGTGCCTCCCTTCATCGCGACGCTGGCGGTCGGGATGGTGGCGCGCGGCGCCGTGCTGCTCTACACCCGCGGTCAGAACATCCTCCAGCTCGGCAAGTTCACCGACCTGGGCCAGGGCTCGATCGGCCCGATCCCGATCCCGGTGATCTTCCTGCTCGTCGCCGTCGGTCTCACCGGCTACCTGATGAACCAGACGAAATACGGCCGCGCCCTCTACGCCATCGGCGGCAACGAACTGGCCGCCCGCGCCTCCGGCATCAACGTCCGCAAGACGAAGTACCAGGCGTTCATCCTCAACGGGATCTTCGTCGGCGTGGCCGGCGTGCTCTTCATGAGCCGTGTCAACGCGGGCCTGCCCAACGGCGCGGTCGGCTACGAGATGGAGGGCCTGACCTCGGCCGTCGTCGGCGGCACCAGCTTCACCGGTGGCGTCGGCACCACCCTCGGCACCCTCGCCGGTGCCTTCATCATCGGCCTGCTGAACAACATCATGAACCTGGTCGGCGTCCAGTCGTACGTCCAGCAGATCACCAAGGGCGTCATCATCGCCGTCGCGGTGATGTACGACATCCGCAGCAAGCGGGCGAAGCGTACGCACGTCATCCTCAAGCCCGATCTCTCCGAAAGCCGGCCCACGCCTCCCGAACCGTCCCTGCAGAAATAG
- a CDS encoding sugar ABC transporter ATP-binding protein, whose translation MSDFRLRVEGIEKSFPGVKALQNVSFAVRPGTVHALCGENGAGKSTLMKIINGLYQPDAGEIYLDDAPVKVKSPIQAHSLGIAMIAQELNYVPQMTIAENFFIGRLPMKAGRVDWKFIRREARAILDREGLPYSIDQKLASLTVSDIQMLEIERAIYHKADILIMDEPTSAIAHKDVENLFRKIDLLRSRGVAIIYISHKMDEVFRIADDITILRDGQVVSTDPAAELDLDEVIARMVGRKLDNQYPKEEVALGDVVLKVSDLHREHTFTDISLHVRAGEIVGLAGLVGAGRSETIQSIFGLDPLDGGTVEVNGTPVSISTPQQAIRHGVALLSEDRRLMGIVPILSIKKNATLASLQKVIHGGRSHPREEDALVAEYFKAMAVKAPSVETPIQSLSGGNQQKVLLAKWLLTDPEVLLLDEPTRGIDVGAKFEIYRLMTQLAQQGKGLLMVSSELPELIGMCDRIYVMSAGRLTGEIPRAEFSQERILAHAMNQVPEITQG comes from the coding sequence ATGAGTGACTTCAGATTGCGGGTCGAAGGCATTGAGAAGTCCTTCCCCGGCGTCAAGGCGCTGCAGAACGTCAGCTTCGCCGTCCGTCCCGGCACGGTCCACGCCCTCTGCGGCGAGAACGGTGCCGGCAAGTCCACCCTGATGAAGATCATCAACGGCCTCTACCAGCCGGACGCCGGCGAGATCTATCTCGATGACGCACCGGTCAAGGTCAAGTCGCCGATCCAGGCCCACAGCCTGGGCATCGCGATGATCGCCCAGGAACTCAACTACGTGCCGCAGATGACCATCGCGGAGAACTTCTTCATCGGCCGGCTGCCGATGAAGGCCGGCCGGGTGGACTGGAAGTTCATCCGCCGCGAGGCCCGCGCGATCCTCGACCGCGAGGGGCTGCCGTACAGCATCGACCAGAAGCTGGCCAGCCTGACGGTGTCCGACATCCAGATGCTGGAGATCGAACGGGCGATCTACCACAAGGCCGACATCCTCATCATGGACGAGCCGACCTCCGCGATCGCGCACAAGGACGTGGAGAACCTCTTCCGGAAGATCGACCTCCTGCGCAGCCGGGGTGTGGCGATCATCTACATCTCGCACAAGATGGACGAGGTCTTCCGGATCGCCGACGACATCACCATCCTGCGCGACGGCCAGGTGGTGAGCACCGACCCCGCCGCCGAGCTGGACCTCGACGAGGTGATCGCCCGGATGGTCGGTCGCAAGCTCGACAACCAGTACCCCAAGGAGGAGGTGGCGCTGGGCGACGTCGTGCTGAAGGTCTCCGACCTGCACCGCGAGCACACCTTCACCGACATCTCGCTGCACGTACGGGCCGGTGAGATCGTCGGGCTGGCCGGCCTGGTGGGCGCCGGACGCAGCGAGACGATCCAGTCGATCTTCGGTCTCGATCCGCTCGACGGCGGCACCGTCGAGGTCAACGGCACCCCGGTGAGCATCTCCACCCCGCAGCAGGCCATCCGGCACGGTGTGGCGCTGCTCTCGGAGGACCGCCGGCTGATGGGCATCGTGCCCATCCTCTCGATCAAGAAGAACGCCACCCTGGCCAGCCTGCAGAAGGTCATCCACGGCGGCCGCTCCCATCCCCGGGAGGAGGACGCCCTGGTCGCCGAGTACTTCAAGGCCATGGCGGTGAAGGCGCCCAGCGTGGAGACCCCGATCCAGTCGCTGAGCGGCGGCAACCAGCAGAAGGTCCTGCTGGCCAAGTGGCTGCTCACCGACCCCGAGGTGCTGCTGCTCGACGAGCCGACCCGCGGCATCGACGTCGGTGCCAAGTTCGAGATCTATCGCCTGATGACCCAGCTGGCCCAGCAGGGCAAGGGGCTGCTGATGGTCTCCTCCGAATTGCCCGAACTCATCGGGATGTGCGACCGCATCTATGTCATGTCGGCCGGGCGACTCACCGGCGAGATCCCTCGTGCGGAGTTCAGTCAGGAGCGCATCCTCGCCCACGCAATGAATCAAGTCCCGGAAATCACCCAGGGGTGA